A genomic region of Streptosporangium lutulentum contains the following coding sequences:
- a CDS encoding phytoene/squalene synthase family protein, protein MTLTGSYELCRRLNARHGRSYYLSTLLLPAWKRPHVHALYGFARHADEIVDSFTMTGDRAAALDTLDIRLTRMLAGGHGGHAGLDDHGADPVLPAFVQTVRSFGIDHDDIRAFLRSMRADLTVSRYATYDDLLGYMEGSAAAIGTMMLPVLEPLPGTEERAREAARQLGLAFQLTNFLRDVAEDLQRGRVYLPLEDLDAFGVREADLGRRGLTPALRELLAFEVGRARGHYRLAAKGVDLLAPSSRPCIRAACELYGGILQRIEAAGHDVLGTRVAVPGHRKLAIFARHLLAASAADRAERRMTVHVL, encoded by the coding sequence CCACGGCCGCTCCTACTACCTGTCCACCCTGCTGCTGCCCGCCTGGAAGCGGCCGCACGTGCACGCCCTGTACGGCTTCGCCCGCCACGCCGACGAGATCGTGGACTCCTTCACGATGACGGGCGACCGCGCCGCGGCACTCGACACCCTGGACATCCGGCTGACCCGCATGCTGGCAGGCGGCCACGGCGGTCATGCCGGCCTCGACGACCACGGCGCGGACCCGGTGCTTCCGGCCTTCGTGCAGACCGTGCGCTCGTTCGGCATCGACCACGACGACATCAGGGCCTTCCTGCGGTCGATGCGGGCCGACCTGACCGTCAGCCGCTACGCCACCTACGACGACCTGCTCGGCTACATGGAGGGTTCGGCGGCGGCCATCGGCACGATGATGCTGCCCGTGCTCGAACCGCTGCCGGGCACGGAGGAGCGGGCCAGGGAGGCCGCCCGCCAGCTCGGGCTGGCGTTCCAGCTGACCAACTTCCTGCGTGACGTGGCCGAGGACCTGCAGCGCGGCCGGGTCTACCTGCCGCTGGAGGACCTGGACGCGTTCGGGGTGCGCGAGGCCGACCTGGGGCGCCGCGGCCTCACCCCGGCCCTGCGCGAGCTGCTGGCCTTCGAGGTCGGGCGGGCACGCGGCCACTACCGGCTGGCCGCCAAGGGCGTCGACCTGCTGGCCCCCTCCTCGCGGCCGTGCATCCGGGCGGCCTGCGAGCTGTACGGCGGGATCCTCCAGCGGATCGAGGCCGCCGGTCACGACGTCCTCGGGACCAGGGTCGCCGTGCCGGGACACCGCAAGCTGGCGATCTTCGCGCGGCACCTGCTCGCGGCGTCCGCGGCGGACCGGGCCGAGCGCCGGATGACGGTCCACGTGCTGTGA
- a CDS encoding spheroidene monooxygenase, with protein sequence MRYMAFDRPVLRSTPGLSFWRLLGSGRGTSMSLGADLRRWALFAVWREERDLEEFLRNSPVAARRREARESWQVRLAPLASRGRWGGVEPFGPGLGEPSGPDPGGPIAVLTRASIRPSRLVPFYRSVPEVDRLLREQGGCLASVGVGEWPLARQATFSLWRDAGAVRDFAHRGHAHREVIGRTRAEDWYSEELFARFVPYRSEGTWDGADPLA encoded by the coding sequence ATGCGCTACATGGCGTTCGACCGGCCCGTGCTGAGGAGCACCCCGGGGCTGTCGTTCTGGCGGCTGCTCGGCTCGGGCCGCGGGACGTCGATGAGCCTGGGCGCGGACCTGCGCCGCTGGGCGCTGTTCGCGGTGTGGCGCGAGGAGCGGGACCTGGAGGAGTTCCTGAGGAACTCCCCCGTGGCGGCGCGCCGGCGCGAGGCACGGGAGTCCTGGCAGGTACGGCTCGCTCCCCTGGCCTCGCGCGGCCGGTGGGGCGGGGTGGAGCCGTTCGGCCCCGGCCTCGGGGAACCGTCCGGGCCGGACCCCGGCGGGCCGATCGCCGTGCTGACCCGGGCCTCGATCCGGCCCTCCCGCCTGGTGCCGTTCTACCGTTCGGTCCCGGAGGTGGATCGGCTCCTGAGGGAACAGGGCGGCTGCCTGGCCTCGGTCGGCGTCGGCGAGTGGCCGCTGGCCCGGCAGGCCACGTTCTCGCTGTGGCGCGACGCCGGGGCTGTGCGCGACTTCGCCCATCGGGGGCACGCGCACCGGGAGGTGATCGGCCGGACGCGGGCGGAGGACTGGTACTCCGAGGAGTTGTTCGCCCGGTTCGTCCCCTACCGCAGCGAGGGAACGTGGGACGGGGCCGATCCCCTGGCCTGA
- a CDS encoding glycerol-3-phosphate acyltransferase, translated as MVPLLVAVIGGYLLGSVPVAVPVAVVHGFDPREVGDRNPGFWNVRQRIGWQAAVPVFVGDTLKGTLAGLLALVVSGLHTTGSGEVSGDSVVPVYLAVAAAMAGHAWPVFAGFRGGRSILTFVGGFAVICPPGFLLGVAAVVAISLAARSFTIGARCGVFGVPLFQSFFAPVEHVAGTCLLMGLIGLRFGQAAWAGRPGRAGRRP; from the coding sequence ATGGTTCCTCTGCTCGTCGCGGTCATCGGCGGCTATCTTCTCGGATCCGTGCCGGTCGCCGTGCCGGTCGCCGTCGTGCACGGCTTCGACCCCCGTGAGGTGGGGGACCGCAACCCCGGATTCTGGAACGTCCGGCAGCGGATCGGCTGGCAGGCCGCCGTGCCCGTCTTCGTGGGCGACACGCTCAAGGGCACGCTCGCCGGGTTGCTCGCCCTGGTGGTCAGCGGCCTGCACACCACCGGGTCCGGTGAGGTGAGCGGCGACAGCGTGGTGCCGGTGTACCTGGCGGTGGCCGCGGCGATGGCCGGGCACGCCTGGCCGGTGTTCGCCGGGTTCAGGGGCGGACGGTCGATCCTCACCTTCGTGGGCGGCTTCGCCGTCATCTGCCCGCCGGGCTTCCTGCTCGGGGTCGCCGCGGTGGTCGCGATCAGCCTGGCGGCGCGGTCCTTCACGATCGGGGCGCGGTGCGGGGTGTTCGGCGTCCCGCTGTTCCAGTCGTTCTTCGCGCCGGTCGAACACGTGGCGGGGACCTGCCTGCTGATGGGGCTCATCGGGCTGCGCTTCGGGCAGGCCGCCTGGGCCGGCCGCCCGGGCCGGGCGGGGCGCCGGCCGTGA
- a CDS encoding glycosyltransferase, whose product MRPLSALQAAAALVAGVRLARGRDRLPALTPVETTTARISVVIPARDEEHRLGPCLSAVLADPAVVEVVVVDDESVDGTARLAAELGAKVVSGAPLPAGWVGKQWALRQGVMAAGGDVVVTLDADTRPAPGLFGAVAAALDGYDLVTVGPRFVCDGVVEQALHASFLATLVYRFGPIGPAVPPAPHRVVANGQCMAFRRTAMLAADGFARIRGHLTDDVALARNLAAGGWAVGFLDASGLLEVDMHESAAEVWREWGRSLPLRDVTGAGWQVADLTVIWLTTALPVLRLAAGRPTRLDLALLAVRFLVTGALRGGYTRPGPGVLLSPLLDPLTAVRLTQATLRPVRTWRGRTYPVVTAGAPPGPGGRPRRPARSAAR is encoded by the coding sequence ATGAGACCCCTGTCCGCGCTCCAGGCCGCCGCGGCCCTCGTCGCGGGGGTACGGCTGGCCCGCGGGCGCGACCGCCTGCCCGCGCTGACCCCCGTCGAGACGACGACCGCGCGGATCTCGGTGGTGATCCCCGCCCGCGACGAGGAGCACCGCCTCGGCCCCTGCCTGTCGGCCGTGCTCGCCGACCCCGCCGTCGTCGAGGTCGTCGTCGTCGACGACGAGTCGGTCGACGGCACGGCACGGCTGGCCGCGGAGCTGGGGGCGAAGGTCGTCTCGGGCGCGCCGCTCCCCGCGGGGTGGGTGGGCAAGCAGTGGGCGCTGCGGCAGGGGGTCATGGCGGCGGGCGGCGACGTCGTGGTGACCCTGGACGCGGACACCCGGCCGGCGCCGGGCCTGTTCGGCGCCGTCGCCGCGGCCCTGGACGGCTACGACCTGGTCACCGTGGGCCCCAGGTTCGTGTGCGACGGAGTCGTGGAGCAGGCGCTGCACGCCTCGTTCCTCGCGACGCTGGTCTACCGGTTCGGCCCGATCGGGCCGGCCGTTCCCCCGGCGCCGCACCGCGTCGTGGCCAACGGACAGTGCATGGCGTTCCGCCGTACGGCGATGCTGGCCGCCGACGGGTTCGCGCGGATCCGCGGCCACCTGACCGACGACGTGGCGCTGGCCAGGAACCTGGCCGCCGGCGGGTGGGCCGTCGGGTTCCTGGACGCGAGCGGCCTGCTGGAGGTCGACATGCACGAGTCGGCGGCCGAGGTGTGGCGGGAGTGGGGGCGGTCGCTGCCGCTGCGCGACGTCACGGGGGCCGGATGGCAGGTCGCGGACCTGACCGTCATCTGGCTCACCACCGCGCTGCCCGTCCTGCGGCTGGCGGCCGGGCGGCCCACCCGGCTCGATCTGGCTCTGCTGGCCGTGCGGTTCCTGGTGACCGGCGCGCTGCGCGGCGGCTACACCCGGCCGGGGCCGGGCGTGCTGCTCTCCCCCCTGCTGGACCCGCTGACGGCCGTACGGCTGACGCAGGCCACGCTCCGTCCGGTGCGCACCTGGCGGGGCCGCACCTATCCCGTGGTCACGGCCGGCGCCCCGCCCGGCCCGGGCGGCCGGCCCAGGCGGCCTGCCCGAAGCGCAGCCCGATGA
- a CDS encoding phytoene desaturase family protein, with protein MAEVIVVGGGVGGMVSALLLARRGHRVRLYEQRSRLGGKLAEHNRDGFTFSVGPSLLTLPGVFGELGLTLDLVELPELCRYRFADGSTLAAYRDPARMAAEVERLAPGEGHNWLAFHDWARGCFDAARRTFFSGPLTRPSAEARLPDLMAVAPGRTLDGLARRFFGDPRLRQYVGRYATYAGSSPYRAPAALGCIPAIEHGEGGWYVPGGLPRIADALAALLDKAGVEVALGAEVAGVLADGRRVLGVRLASGERERSDVVIANTDAAALYGRLLPDRRRLRRIAALGTSSSAFLLLAGVNGRTEGLPHHSVVFSADYEREFADIFDRRRPPEDPTVYIGCSAVDDPSQAPPDAENWVMLVNVPSRDPARWPMSPEAYRDLVLDRLAVRGHDLSGRLRFVDLFTPADLRDRYGAWGGSIYGGAYSGRLAPFRRPGNRGPRRGLYLVGGSAHPGGGLPLVAMGGRIVASLVEEDFPR; from the coding sequence ATGGCGGAAGTGATCGTGGTCGGGGGCGGGGTCGGGGGCATGGTCTCCGCCCTGTTGCTGGCCCGGCGGGGGCATCGGGTGCGCCTGTACGAGCAGCGGTCACGGCTGGGCGGCAAGCTCGCCGAGCACAATCGCGACGGGTTCACCTTCTCCGTCGGCCCTTCCCTGCTGACCCTGCCCGGGGTCTTCGGCGAGCTGGGGCTGACGCTCGACCTCGTCGAGCTCCCCGAGCTGTGCCGGTACCGCTTCGCCGACGGCTCGACGCTGGCCGCGTATCGCGACCCCGCCAGGATGGCCGCCGAGGTGGAACGGCTCGCCCCCGGCGAGGGGCACAACTGGCTGGCCTTCCACGACTGGGCGCGAGGGTGCTTCGACGCGGCGCGCCGTACCTTCTTCTCCGGACCGCTCACCCGGCCGTCCGCCGAGGCCCGCCTGCCGGACCTGATGGCGGTCGCGCCCGGCCGCACCCTCGACGGCCTGGCCCGCCGTTTCTTCGGCGACCCGCGCCTGCGGCAGTACGTCGGCCGTTACGCGACCTACGCCGGCTCCAGCCCGTACCGGGCGCCGGCGGCGCTGGGCTGCATCCCGGCGATCGAGCACGGCGAGGGCGGCTGGTACGTGCCGGGAGGGCTGCCCCGCATCGCCGACGCCCTGGCCGCGCTGCTGGACAAGGCGGGTGTGGAGGTCGCGCTCGGCGCCGAGGTGGCGGGCGTGCTCGCCGACGGCCGCCGCGTCCTGGGGGTACGGCTGGCCTCCGGGGAGCGTGAGCGCTCCGACGTCGTGATCGCCAACACCGACGCGGCGGCGCTCTACGGGAGGCTGCTGCCCGACCGCCGTCGCCTGCGGCGCATCGCCGCGCTCGGCACCTCCTCCTCCGCGTTCCTGCTGCTGGCCGGGGTGAACGGCAGGACCGAGGGGTTGCCGCACCACTCCGTCGTCTTCTCCGCCGACTACGAGCGGGAGTTCGCCGACATCTTCGACCGGCGCAGGCCCCCGGAGGACCCGACCGTCTACATCGGCTGCTCGGCCGTGGACGACCCCTCCCAGGCGCCGCCGGACGCCGAGAACTGGGTCATGCTGGTCAACGTTCCGTCCCGCGACCCGGCCAGGTGGCCGATGTCCCCGGAGGCGTACCGCGACCTGGTGCTCGACCGCCTGGCCGTCCGGGGCCACGACCTGTCGGGACGCCTGCGCTTCGTCGACCTGTTCACCCCCGCCGACCTGCGCGACCGGTACGGCGCGTGGGGTGGTTCCATCTACGGCGGCGCCTACTCCGGGCGGCTGGCCCCCTTCCGCCGTCCGGGCAACCGGGGCCCCCGGCGGGGCCTGTACCTGGTGGGCGGTTCGGCGCATCCCGGCGGCGGGCTGCCGCTGGTGGCGATGGGCGGCCGCATCGTCGCCTCGCTCGTGGAGGAGGACTTCCCCCGATGA
- a CDS encoding esterase-like activity of phytase family protein, whose product MRVVPAALAASMAAALAFAAAGPAVATAATATHAAPRVISDVTLPAPALADFEPHLVKDDHGVKLGGVGSGLYPAGRSGEYWMVTDRGPNGQPEIDGEKRRTFPTPGFAPAIVRVSVQHGKAKIAQTITLKTSAGKPITGMSNQKGHDEKPYGWDGRTTLSYDPNGLDTEDIIRTAKGEFWLVDEYSPSLVRVAANGRILARYVPKGLHLAHTGYPVHETLPGIFLKRQQNRGFEGLGISGDRLYVALQSPLENPDKDISKTSKVTRILAVDLRTGKPVGEYAYVFEDVTKFDPKVEGDQSAMKISSVVGLGGGKLLVEERTDNVARLYTADLKGATNLLWGKYDLVGTKPSLETALPSKVKPLAKKLTVDLAAVSKVPGKLEGVAVLDRTTIAVANDNDFGLGEFDENGKLIDTGVPSRLLVIKLPRALG is encoded by the coding sequence ATGCGAGTTGTACCTGCTGCCCTGGCCGCCTCGATGGCCGCGGCGCTCGCCTTCGCCGCGGCCGGACCGGCTGTGGCCACCGCGGCGACCGCGACCCATGCGGCGCCGCGCGTGATCAGCGACGTGACGTTGCCCGCGCCCGCCCTGGCCGACTTCGAGCCCCACCTCGTCAAGGACGACCACGGTGTCAAGCTGGGCGGAGTGGGCAGCGGTCTGTACCCCGCGGGGCGCTCCGGTGAGTACTGGATGGTCACCGACCGCGGCCCCAACGGCCAGCCGGAGATCGACGGCGAGAAGCGCCGGACCTTCCCGACGCCGGGGTTCGCGCCCGCCATCGTCCGCGTCTCCGTACAGCACGGCAAGGCGAAGATCGCACAGACGATCACCTTGAAGACCTCGGCCGGCAAGCCGATCACCGGCATGTCGAACCAGAAGGGCCACGACGAGAAGCCGTACGGCTGGGACGGCAGGACGACCCTTTCGTACGACCCGAACGGCCTGGACACCGAGGACATCATCCGTACCGCCAAGGGCGAGTTCTGGCTGGTCGACGAGTACAGCCCGTCGCTGGTCCGGGTCGCCGCGAACGGCAGGATCCTGGCCCGCTACGTGCCCAAGGGTCTCCACTTGGCCCACACCGGCTACCCCGTGCACGAGACGCTGCCGGGCATCTTCCTCAAGCGGCAGCAGAACCGCGGTTTCGAAGGACTCGGCATCTCCGGCGACCGGCTCTACGTCGCGCTGCAGAGCCCGCTGGAGAACCCGGACAAGGACATCAGCAAGACCTCCAAGGTCACCCGGATCCTCGCGGTCGACCTGCGGACCGGCAAGCCCGTCGGCGAGTACGCCTACGTCTTCGAGGACGTCACCAAGTTCGACCCCAAGGTCGAGGGTGACCAGAGCGCGATGAAGATCTCCTCCGTGGTCGGTCTCGGCGGCGGCAAGCTCCTCGTCGAGGAGCGGACCGACAACGTCGCCCGCCTCTACACCGCGGACCTGAAGGGCGCCACCAACCTGCTCTGGGGCAAGTACGACCTCGTGGGGACGAAGCCGAGCCTGGAGACGGCTCTGCCGTCGAAGGTCAAGCCGCTGGCGAAGAAGCTCACCGTCGACCTGGCGGCCGTCTCCAAGGTCCCCGGAAAGCTGGAGGGCGTCGCCGTGCTCGACCGCACCACCATCGCGGTCGCCAACGACAACGACTTCGGTCTCGGCGAGTTCGACGAGAACGGCAAGCTGATCGACACCGGCGTGCCCAGCCGCCTGCTCGTCATCAAGCTGCCCCGCGCGCTCGGATGA
- a CDS encoding carotenoid biosynthesis protein, with the protein MRTAGGLRAAVVAHPASALGGTLLLSMVAAQVATGLHPQPIRLTSVVVLLLAAGALAFATAAHTFPRAVAAFGAVVATGYAAEWIGIRTGLPFGDYGYGDLLRPQLGGVPVIVALAWGGMGLAAHATAAAAAPGSRRGRIVLGALALTAWDLFLDPQMIRLNLWTWHDPGPYRGVPIGNFAGWLLVSLLVMALIDHIVADPAARSTGLVAIYTVMAVMETVGFAMVFDPPDPLVATAGGISMGLFALLAWRRGLRRRRDR; encoded by the coding sequence TTGCGAACGGCCGGCGGTTTGCGGGCGGCGGTGGTCGCGCACCCGGCGAGCGCGCTCGGCGGGACGCTGCTCCTGTCCATGGTCGCCGCGCAGGTCGCCACGGGACTTCACCCGCAGCCGATCCGGCTGACCAGCGTGGTCGTGCTCCTCCTGGCGGCCGGCGCTCTGGCCTTCGCCACCGCGGCCCACACCTTCCCCAGGGCGGTCGCGGCGTTCGGCGCCGTGGTCGCGACCGGCTACGCGGCCGAGTGGATCGGGATCAGGACGGGCCTGCCGTTCGGCGACTACGGCTACGGCGATCTGCTCCGGCCGCAGCTCGGCGGGGTGCCGGTGATCGTCGCGCTGGCGTGGGGCGGCATGGGGCTGGCGGCCCACGCCACGGCCGCGGCGGCGGCTCCCGGGAGCCGGAGGGGGCGGATCGTGCTGGGGGCGCTGGCGCTCACCGCCTGGGACCTGTTCCTTGACCCGCAGATGATCCGGCTGAACCTGTGGACCTGGCACGATCCCGGCCCCTACCGGGGGGTGCCGATCGGCAACTTCGCCGGCTGGCTGCTGGTGTCCTTGCTGGTCATGGCCTTGATCGATCACATCGTGGCCGATCCCGCCGCGAGAAGCACCGGGCTGGTCGCGATCTACACGGTGATGGCGGTCATGGAGACCGTCGGTTTCGCGATGGTCTTCGATCCGCCGGACCCGCTGGTCGCGACCGCCGGAGGGATCTCCATGGGGCTGTTCGCCCTGCTCGCCTGGAGACGCGGCCTGCGAAGGCGTCGCGATCGGTGA
- a CDS encoding CehA/McbA family metallohydrolase: MGRLAVRQDRRPGQVQHREGHQERDGRSPLLRNASLKAGDDTWYFLRVLRDGRPVAYSSPIWVNDGKQAGSPKAPKGDLSTTGGRWLAGDLNVHSCFSSDVYCAGTDDASAADPFRQGVDVRSRFAEAGSRGLDYLAVTDDNDVRSAKAPGSGSHGVLAIPGYEDKVKGDAHVLGVDKLLGNGDGSAAAINALANEVRAKGGLFQVDHPGSKITKKFAGCDASTLTWGYGFDVRPDTVEVWNPSSSIRAAEDYLDCWLQRGARVALTGGSDAQTQYGQPQGAGYPTTWVLARNRSQGAVLEALRASRTSVSALPPAVGGRPLVIEAKRDGRFVPVIGDDVRPGEKLHVRSLDPLTDGSLRVLANGQTLLDQHLTRDRAIEFTAPAQPGWLRAELRLGNDLLEQTPLCGAIDLGANLCPYDAAMVAMTSPVYVR, translated from the coding sequence CTGGGGCGGCTCGCAGTACGCCAAGACCGTCGTCCTGGCCAAGTCCAACACCGAGAAGGACATCAAGAGCGCGATGGCCGATCGCCGCTTCTACGCAACGCCTCGCTGAAGGCGGGCGACGACACCTGGTACTTCCTCCGGGTCCTCCGCGACGGGCGTCCGGTCGCGTACTCCAGCCCGATCTGGGTCAACGACGGCAAGCAGGCGGGCTCGCCGAAGGCGCCCAAGGGCGATCTGAGCACCACGGGCGGCCGCTGGCTGGCGGGCGACCTGAACGTCCACAGCTGCTTCTCCAGCGACGTCTACTGCGCCGGGACCGACGACGCGAGCGCGGCCGACCCGTTCCGCCAGGGCGTCGACGTCCGCTCGCGCTTCGCCGAGGCGGGCAGCCGCGGGCTCGACTACCTCGCGGTCACCGACGACAACGACGTCCGCTCGGCGAAGGCGCCGGGCTCCGGCAGCCACGGCGTGCTCGCCATCCCCGGCTACGAGGACAAGGTCAAGGGCGACGCCCACGTGCTCGGCGTGGACAAGCTGCTCGGCAACGGCGACGGTTCCGCCGCCGCGATCAACGCGCTCGCGAACGAGGTGCGCGCGAAGGGCGGCCTCTTCCAGGTCGACCACCCCGGCTCCAAGATCACCAAGAAGTTCGCCGGCTGCGACGCCTCGACGCTCACCTGGGGCTACGGGTTCGACGTGCGGCCGGACACGGTCGAGGTCTGGAACCCGAGCTCGAGCATCCGCGCCGCCGAGGACTACCTCGACTGCTGGCTGCAGCGTGGCGCACGCGTCGCCCTGACCGGCGGCAGCGACGCCCAGACGCAGTACGGGCAGCCTCAGGGCGCCGGCTATCCCACCACCTGGGTGCTCGCGCGCAACCGCTCGCAGGGTGCCGTGCTCGAGGCGCTGCGCGCCAGCCGCACCAGCGTGTCCGCGCTGCCGCCGGCCGTCGGCGGGCGCCCGCTCGTGATCGAGGCCAAGCGCGACGGGCGTTTCGTGCCCGTCATCGGCGACGACGTCCGCCCGGGCGAGAAGCTGCACGTGCGCTCGCTCGACCCGCTCACCGACGGCTCGCTGCGCGTCCTCGCCAACGGCCAGACGCTGCTCGACCAGCACCTCACGCGCGACCGGGCGATCGAGTTCACCGCCCCGGCCCAGCCGGGCTGGTTGCGCGCCGAACTGCGTCTCGGCAACGACCTGCTCGAGCAGACCCCGCTGTGCGGAGCGATCGACCTCGGCGCGAACCTGTGCCCGTACGACGCGGCGATGGTCGCGATGACCTCGCCCGTCTACGTCCGCTGA
- a CDS encoding dipeptide ABC transporter ATP-binding protein encodes MSSLLDVAGLTVAFHGTRVVDGVSFALQRGECLALVGESGSGKSVTTRTLVGLTGYGARVHADRLRFHGTDVTGFTDRTWRRVRGARIGFVLQDALASLDPLRPVGREIAEPLTLHTALNRAERAARVHELLTSVGVPEPEVRAAQYPHQLSGGLRQRALIASAIACDPDLLLADEPTTALDATVALQVLDLLGSLKGNRSGLLIVSHDLAVVARLADRVAVMKDGRIVEAGSTEAVLQDPQHPYTKALLAAVPSAHAKGTRLSAVERPAASASVAVPDPGPAPGLEPVLAAVGLRKSFPGPDGVARVAVEDVSLTLRAGETLGIVGESGSGKSTTARLLLGLETPDAGDVLVDGTAWTALTSEQRRAHRRRLQIVYQDPLSSFDPRYTVDRVIGEALGVAGYPRGTRRRDRTVELLELVALDAGYLRRRPLELSGGQRQRVAIARALAAEPEVIVCDEPVSALDVSVQAQILDLLADLQTRLRVAYLFISHDLGVVYHASDRVLVMRDGRVLESGDVRTVFADPQHDYTRELLAAIPRLTTHAAPPTPMGVS; translated from the coding sequence ATGAGCAGCCTGCTCGACGTCGCCGGGCTGACCGTCGCATTCCACGGCACCAGGGTCGTCGACGGAGTCTCCTTCGCCCTGCAGCGCGGGGAGTGCCTTGCGCTGGTGGGGGAGTCGGGCTCCGGCAAGAGCGTGACGACCCGTACCCTGGTCGGCCTCACCGGGTACGGCGCCCGAGTGCACGCCGACCGGCTGCGATTCCACGGTACCGACGTCACCGGCTTCACCGACCGGACCTGGCGGCGGGTGCGCGGGGCGCGGATCGGCTTCGTGCTGCAGGACGCGCTGGCCTCGCTCGACCCGCTGCGCCCGGTGGGCCGGGAGATCGCCGAACCGCTGACGCTGCACACCGCACTGAACCGTGCTGAGCGGGCCGCGCGGGTACACGAACTGCTGACTTCGGTCGGAGTGCCGGAGCCCGAGGTGCGGGCCGCCCAGTATCCGCACCAATTGTCCGGCGGGCTGCGCCAGCGGGCGCTGATCGCCTCGGCGATCGCGTGCGACCCGGACCTGCTGCTGGCGGATGAGCCGACCACCGCGCTGGACGCGACCGTGGCCCTGCAGGTGCTCGACCTGCTCGGCTCGCTCAAGGGCAACCGCAGCGGTCTGCTGATCGTCAGCCACGACCTGGCGGTGGTCGCCCGGCTGGCCGACCGGGTCGCGGTCATGAAGGACGGGCGGATCGTCGAGGCCGGCAGCACCGAGGCCGTGCTGCAGGATCCGCAACACCCCTACACCAAGGCGCTGCTGGCGGCCGTACCGTCGGCGCACGCCAAGGGCACCCGTCTGTCCGCGGTGGAGCGGCCCGCGGCTTCGGCGTCCGTAGCGGTCCCGGACCCCGGCCCGGCGCCGGGCTTGGAGCCCGTCCTGGCGGCCGTCGGGCTGCGTAAGTCGTTCCCCGGGCCGGACGGCGTCGCGCGCGTCGCGGTCGAGGACGTCTCGCTGACTTTACGGGCCGGCGAGACGCTGGGCATCGTGGGAGAGTCCGGTTCCGGGAAGAGCACCACCGCCCGGCTGCTGCTCGGCCTGGAGACGCCGGACGCCGGCGACGTGCTCGTCGACGGCACCGCGTGGACCGCGCTTACCTCCGAGCAGCGGCGCGCCCACAGGCGCCGGCTGCAGATCGTGTACCAGGATCCGCTCAGCTCCTTCGACCCGCGGTACACCGTGGACAGAGTCATCGGCGAGGCGCTCGGCGTCGCCGGATACCCGCGCGGCACCCGCCGCCGAGACCGCACCGTCGAGCTGCTCGAGCTGGTCGCGCTCGACGCCGGGTACCTGCGGCGGCGGCCGCTGGAGCTGTCCGGCGGGCAGCGGCAGCGGGTGGCCATCGCCCGGGCGCTGGCAGCCGAGCCGGAGGTCATCGTCTGCGACGAGCCGGTGTCCGCACTGGACGTCTCGGTGCAGGCGCAGATCCTCGACCTGCTCGCCGACCTTCAGACCCGGCTGCGCGTGGCCTACCTGTTCATCTCCCACGACCTCGGCGTCGTCTACCACGCGAGCGACCGGGTGCTGGTGATGCGGGACGGGCGGGTGCTGGAGTCCGGTGACGTGCGCACCGTGTTCGCCGATCCCCAGCACGACTACACCCGCGAACTGCTCGCCGCGATCCCGCGCCTGACCACCCATGCGGCGCCGCCTACCCCCATGGGAGTGAGCTGA
- a CDS encoding ABC transporter permease, which produces MSALTATVAALPRAGRIRPRPGLILAGLFAAVVVAAALVPQLLAPHDPLEIGIDGAFLSPRAGHLLGTDESGRDVLSRMVYGARPSLVMGLGATAIAVAGGTVLGLIAGLGSRLTESLIMRLIDVVLSVPELLLALVVITLAGAGSTNAMFAVAFASIPSYARIVRAQTHIVRRSTFVEAATGLGIRRSTVVWRHVLPNAIRPVLVLSTIGIGTAISAGAALSFLGLGTEPPAAEWGDMLSNGLQYISNDWLLVAVPGVAITLTVLSITVLGRELRRRSEGRTT; this is translated from the coding sequence GTGAGCGCGTTGACCGCCACGGTCGCGGCGCTGCCGCGGGCGGGCCGCATCCGGCCGCGCCCCGGGCTGATCCTGGCCGGGCTGTTCGCGGCCGTCGTCGTGGCCGCCGCCCTCGTGCCACAACTTCTGGCCCCGCACGACCCCCTGGAGATCGGTATCGACGGGGCGTTCCTGTCGCCCCGCGCCGGCCACCTGCTCGGTACCGACGAATCCGGCCGCGACGTGCTCAGCCGGATGGTCTACGGGGCCCGTCCCTCGCTGGTGATGGGGCTGGGGGCGACGGCGATCGCGGTCGCCGGCGGCACCGTGCTGGGGCTGATCGCCGGATTGGGCAGCCGATTGACCGAGAGTCTCATCATGCGGCTGATCGACGTCGTGCTGTCCGTACCGGAACTGCTGCTGGCGCTGGTGGTCATCACACTGGCCGGTGCCGGCAGCACCAACGCGATGTTCGCCGTCGCGTTCGCCAGCATCCCGTCCTACGCGAGGATCGTACGGGCGCAGACGCACATCGTGCGCCGATCCACCTTCGTCGAGGCGGCGACGGGGCTGGGCATTCGGCGCTCCACGGTGGTCTGGCGGCACGTTCTGCCCAACGCGATCCGGCCGGTGCTGGTGCTGTCCACCATCGGGATCGGCACCGCGATCAGCGCCGGCGCCGCGCTGAGCTTCCTCGGGCTGGGGACCGAGCCGCCGGCTGCCGAGTGGGGCGACATGCTCTCCAACGGCCTCCAGTACATCTCCAACGACTGGCTCTTGGTGGCTGTGCCGGGTGTGGCGATCACGCTGACCGTGCTGTCCATCACCGTGCTCGGCCGCGAACTGCGCCGCCGCTCCGAAGGGAGAACCACATGA